Part of the Pseudomonas lijiangensis genome is shown below.
GGCGCTGTCCAGGTCCGAGTGTGCGGTCATGATGATCACCGGCAGGCGCGGATGCTGCTCGCGAATCCTGGCCAGCAGATCCAGGCCACTGGCACCGGGCATGCGGATGTCGGAAATGATCACGTCCGGTTGCTGACGGGCCAGGCGACTCATCACCCCATCCGCGCTATCGAAGCTTTGTGTGGTCATGCCTTCCTGTTGCAGAGCCTTTTCCAGTACCCAGCGGATGGAACGATCGTCATCTACGATCCAGACAGTTTCACTACGGCTCATGGCGAAGCGGCTCCTTGTTCCAGCGGCAGGAAGATCGAGAAAGTGGTGTGGCCGGTATGGCTCTCACATTCGATCAGCCCCTGGTGCTGGCTAATGATGTTCTGGGTAATGGCAAGACCTAGTCCCGTACCATCCGGGCGGCCACTGACCATGGGGTAGAAAATGGTTTCCTGAAGTTCGGCCGGAATACCGGGGCCGTTGTCGATGATTTCGATCTTGCTCACCAGTCGATGGCGAATGTGCCCGATGGTGAACTGGCGCATGGCGCGGGTGCGCAGGGTGATTCGTCCCAGGCGCAGCTCGTTCTGACTGCCGATGGCCTGCATCGCGTTGCGTACGATATTGAGTACGGCCTGAATCATTTGTTCACGGTCGATCAGAACGTCCGGGATGCTTGGATCATAGTCGCGCACCAGAGTGATGCACCCTTGGGTTTCTGCCTCGACCAGACTGCTGACCCGCTCAAGTACTTCGTGCACATTGGTCATGGCCAGCGAAGGCAGCTTGTTGGAGCCCAGCATCCGGTCGACCAGATTACGCAGGCGATCGGCCTCTTCGATGATGACGTTGGTGTAGTCCTTGAGGCTTTCCTCG
Proteins encoded:
- the glnL gene encoding nitrogen regulation protein NR(II); translated protein: MTISDALHRLLLDNLTTATILLNADLRLEYMNPAAEMLLAISGQRSHGQFISELFTESAEALSSLRQAVEQAHPFTKREAMLTALTGQTLTVDYAVTPILNKGETLLLLEVHPRDRLLRITKEEAQLSKQETTKMLVRGLAHEIKNPLGGIRGAAQLLSRELPEESLKDYTNVIIEEADRLRNLVDRMLGSNKLPSLAMTNVHEVLERVSSLVEAETQGCITLVRDYDPSIPDVLIDREQMIQAVLNIVRNAMQAIGSQNELRLGRITLRTRAMRQFTIGHIRHRLVSKIEIIDNGPGIPAELQETIFYPMVSGRPDGTGLGLAITQNIISQHQGLIECESHTGHTTFSIFLPLEQGAASP